The following proteins come from a genomic window of Acinonyx jubatus isolate Ajub_Pintada_27869175 chromosome C1, VMU_Ajub_asm_v1.0, whole genome shotgun sequence:
- the MARCHF7 gene encoding E3 ubiquitin-protein ligase MARCHF7 isoform X1, giving the protein MESKPSRIPRRISVQPSSSLSARMMSGSRGNSLNDTYHSRDSSFRLDSEYQSTSASASPFQSTWYSESEITQGARSRSQNQQRNHDSKRPKLSCTNCTSTSAGRNIGHGLNAVSESSWRHNQVPRSSSMVLGSFGTDLMRERRDLERRTDSSISNLMDYSHRGGDFTNSSYIQDRVPSSYSQGARPKDNSVSTLQLNTSSTNHQMPSEHQTVPCSRDSNRNSLRSNFSPRELESPQSSTQPGFSYLSNRDEASTISSSDRVGSSQRSFQDSSDNEGRRSTRRLLSRIASSMSSTFFPRRSSQDSLNTRSLSSENSYVSPRILTASQSRSNAASASDVPDSRASEASQGFRFLRRRWGLSSLSQNHSSEPDSENFNQESEGRNTGPWLSSSLRNRCTPLFSRRRREGRDESSRIPTSDIPSRSHHIFRRESNEVVHLEAQSDPLGATASRSQASAASSSAATGGSTSDSAHSGRNTGITGILPGSLFRFAVPPALGNNLTDNVMITVDIIPSGWSSSDGKSDKTKSAPSRDPEKLQKIKESLLLEDSEEEEGDLCRICQMAAASSSNLLIEPCKCTGSLQYVHQDCMKKWLQAKINSGSSLEAVTTCELCKEKLQLNLEDFDIHELHRAHANEQAEYEFISSGLYLVVLLHLCEQSFSDMMGNTNEPSTRVRFINLARTLQAHMEDLESRWNFPFPDLLNFFCKLNPQTKTLLYTLSTKLGLHL; this is encoded by the exons ATGGAGTCTAAACCTTCAAGGATCCCAAGAAGAATTTCTGTTCAACCATCCAGCTCTTTAAGTGCTAGGATGATGTCTGGAAGCAGAGGAAATAGTTTAAATGATACCTATCACTCAAGAGACTCTTCATTTAGACTGGATTCTGAATATCAG TCtacatcagcatcagcatcaccattTCAGTCTACTTGGTATAGCGAATCTGAGATAACTCAGGGAGCACGCTCAAGATCACAAAACCAGCAACGGAATCATGATTCAAAAAGACCTAAACTTTCCTGTACAAACTGTACATCTACCTCTGCTGGGAGAAATATTGGACATGGTTTAAATGCTGTATCAG AATCTTCTTGGAGGCATAATCAAGTTCCTAGATCTTCATCAATGGTACTTGGATCATTTGGAACTGACttgatgagagagagaagagatttaGAGAGAAGAACAGATTCTTCCATTAGTAATCTTATGGATTATAGCCACCGAGGTGGTGATTTCACAAATTCATCAT atattcAAGACAGAGTTCCTTCTTCATATTCACAGGGAGCAAGACCAAAAGATAACTCAGTGAGCACTTTACAGTTGAATACATCATCCACAAACCACCAGATGCCTTCTGAACATCAGACTGTACCATGTTCTAGGGACTCTAATAGAAATTCTCTACGGTCAAATTTTTCTCCAAGAGAATTGGAATCTCCCCAAAGCAGTACACAGCCTGGATTTTCTTATCTTTCAAATAGAGATGAAGCCTCAACCATAAGCAGTTCAGATAGGGTTGGTTCATCTCAAAGATCATTTCAAGACTCTTCTGACAACGAAGGTAGACGTTCAACCAGAAGATTGCTGTCACGTATAGCTTCTAGTATGTCATCTACCTTCTTTCCCCGAAGATCTAGTCAGGATTCCTTGAATACAAGATCATTGAGTTCTGAAAATTCCTATGTTTCTCCAAGAATCTTGACAGCTTCACAGTCTCGTAGCAATGCAGCGTCAGCTTCTGATGTTCCCGATAGTAGGGCATCTGAAGCTTCTCAGGGATTTCGATTTCTTAGGCGAAGATGGGGTTTGTCATCTCTTAGCCAAAATCATAGCTCTGAGCCTGATTCAGAAAATTTTAACCAAGAATCTGAAGGTAGAAATACAGGACCATGGTTATCTTCCTCACTTAGAAATAGATGCACACCTTTGTTCTCTAGAAGGAGACGAGAGGGACGAGATGAATCTTCAAGGATACCTACCTCTGATATACCATCTAGATCTCATCATATTTTTAGAAGAGAATCAAATGAAGTGGTTCACCTTGAAGCACAGAGTGATCCCCTTGGGGCTACTGCCAGCAGATCACAAGCATCTGCAGCATCGAGTAGTGCTGCTACGGGTGGCTCCACATCAGATTCAGCTCACAGTGGAAGAAATACAGGAATAACAGGGATCCTTCCTGGTTCTTTATTTCGATTCGCAGTCCCCCCAGCACTTGGAAATAATTTGACCGACAATGTCATGATCACTGTAGATATTATTCCTTCAGGTTGGAGTTCATCTGATGGAAAAAGTGATAAAACTAAAAGTGCACCTTCAAGAGACCCAGAAAAactgcagaaaataaaagagag CCTCCTTTTAGAGGactctgaagaagaagaaggtgacTTATGTAGAATTTGTCAGATGGCAGCTGCATCATCATCTAACTTGCTGATAGAGCCGTGCAAGTGCACAGGAAGCTTGCAGTATGTTCACCAAGATTGTATGAAAAAGTGGTTACAGGCCAAAATTAACTCTG GTTCTTCATTAGAGGCTGTAACCACCTGTGAACTCTGTAAAGAGAAGTTGCAGCTTAACCTGGAGGATTTTGATATTCATGAACTACATAGAGCTCATGCAAATGAACAA GCTGAGTATGAGTTTATCAGCTCTGGTCTCTACCTAGTTGTGTTATTGCACTTGTGCGAACAAAGCTTTTCTGATATgatgggaaatacaaatgaaccaAGCACACGTGTCCGA TTTATTAACCTTGCAAGAACTCTTCAGGCACATATGGAAGATCTCGAAAGTAGGTGGAATTTCCCCTTCCCAGACTTGTTGAATTTCTTTTGCAAATTAAATCCACAGACCAAAACCTTACTGTATACACTTTCTACCAAATTAGGGCTTCATTTATAG
- the MARCHF7 gene encoding E3 ubiquitin-protein ligase MARCHF7 isoform X2, protein MESKPSRIPRRISVQPSSSLSARMMSGSRGNSLNDTYHSRDSSFRLDSEYQSTSASASPFQSTWYSESEITQGARSRSQNQQRNHDSKRPKLSCTNCTSTSAGRNIGHGLNAVSESSWRHNQVPRSSSMVLGSFGTDLMRERRDLERRTDSSISNLMDYSHRGGDFTNSSYIQDRVPSSYSQGARPKDNSVSTLQLNTSSTNHQMPSEHQTVPCSRDSNRNSLRSNFSPRELESPQSSTQPGFSYLSNRDEASTISSSDRVGSSQRSFQDSSDNEGRRSTRRLLSRIASSMSSTFFPRRSSQDSLNTRSLSSENSYVSPRILTASQSRSNAASASDVPDSRASEASQGFRFLRRRWGLSSLSQNHSSEPDSENFNQESEGRNTGPWLSSSLRNRCTPLFSRRRREGRDESSRIPTSDIPSRSHHIFRRESNEVVHLEAQSDPLGATASRSQASAASSSAATGGSTSDSAHSGRNTGITGILPGSLFRFAVPPALGNNLTDNVMITVDIIPSGWSSSDGKSDKTKSAPSRDPEKLQKIKESLLLEDSEEEEGDLCRICQMAAASSSNLLIEPCKCTGSLQYVHQDCMKKWLQAKINSGSSLEAVTTCELCKEKLQLNLEDFDIHELHRAHANEQAEYEFISSGLYLVVLLHLCEQSFSDMMGNTNEPSTRVRFINLARTLQAHMEDLESPHGPLIGSQLRQQLQSLKITFQH, encoded by the exons ATGGAGTCTAAACCTTCAAGGATCCCAAGAAGAATTTCTGTTCAACCATCCAGCTCTTTAAGTGCTAGGATGATGTCTGGAAGCAGAGGAAATAGTTTAAATGATACCTATCACTCAAGAGACTCTTCATTTAGACTGGATTCTGAATATCAG TCtacatcagcatcagcatcaccattTCAGTCTACTTGGTATAGCGAATCTGAGATAACTCAGGGAGCACGCTCAAGATCACAAAACCAGCAACGGAATCATGATTCAAAAAGACCTAAACTTTCCTGTACAAACTGTACATCTACCTCTGCTGGGAGAAATATTGGACATGGTTTAAATGCTGTATCAG AATCTTCTTGGAGGCATAATCAAGTTCCTAGATCTTCATCAATGGTACTTGGATCATTTGGAACTGACttgatgagagagagaagagatttaGAGAGAAGAACAGATTCTTCCATTAGTAATCTTATGGATTATAGCCACCGAGGTGGTGATTTCACAAATTCATCAT atattcAAGACAGAGTTCCTTCTTCATATTCACAGGGAGCAAGACCAAAAGATAACTCAGTGAGCACTTTACAGTTGAATACATCATCCACAAACCACCAGATGCCTTCTGAACATCAGACTGTACCATGTTCTAGGGACTCTAATAGAAATTCTCTACGGTCAAATTTTTCTCCAAGAGAATTGGAATCTCCCCAAAGCAGTACACAGCCTGGATTTTCTTATCTTTCAAATAGAGATGAAGCCTCAACCATAAGCAGTTCAGATAGGGTTGGTTCATCTCAAAGATCATTTCAAGACTCTTCTGACAACGAAGGTAGACGTTCAACCAGAAGATTGCTGTCACGTATAGCTTCTAGTATGTCATCTACCTTCTTTCCCCGAAGATCTAGTCAGGATTCCTTGAATACAAGATCATTGAGTTCTGAAAATTCCTATGTTTCTCCAAGAATCTTGACAGCTTCACAGTCTCGTAGCAATGCAGCGTCAGCTTCTGATGTTCCCGATAGTAGGGCATCTGAAGCTTCTCAGGGATTTCGATTTCTTAGGCGAAGATGGGGTTTGTCATCTCTTAGCCAAAATCATAGCTCTGAGCCTGATTCAGAAAATTTTAACCAAGAATCTGAAGGTAGAAATACAGGACCATGGTTATCTTCCTCACTTAGAAATAGATGCACACCTTTGTTCTCTAGAAGGAGACGAGAGGGACGAGATGAATCTTCAAGGATACCTACCTCTGATATACCATCTAGATCTCATCATATTTTTAGAAGAGAATCAAATGAAGTGGTTCACCTTGAAGCACAGAGTGATCCCCTTGGGGCTACTGCCAGCAGATCACAAGCATCTGCAGCATCGAGTAGTGCTGCTACGGGTGGCTCCACATCAGATTCAGCTCACAGTGGAAGAAATACAGGAATAACAGGGATCCTTCCTGGTTCTTTATTTCGATTCGCAGTCCCCCCAGCACTTGGAAATAATTTGACCGACAATGTCATGATCACTGTAGATATTATTCCTTCAGGTTGGAGTTCATCTGATGGAAAAAGTGATAAAACTAAAAGTGCACCTTCAAGAGACCCAGAAAAactgcagaaaataaaagagag CCTCCTTTTAGAGGactctgaagaagaagaaggtgacTTATGTAGAATTTGTCAGATGGCAGCTGCATCATCATCTAACTTGCTGATAGAGCCGTGCAAGTGCACAGGAAGCTTGCAGTATGTTCACCAAGATTGTATGAAAAAGTGGTTACAGGCCAAAATTAACTCTG GTTCTTCATTAGAGGCTGTAACCACCTGTGAACTCTGTAAAGAGAAGTTGCAGCTTAACCTGGAGGATTTTGATATTCATGAACTACATAGAGCTCATGCAAATGAACAA GCTGAGTATGAGTTTATCAGCTCTGGTCTCTACCTAGTTGTGTTATTGCACTTGTGCGAACAAAGCTTTTCTGATATgatgggaaatacaaatgaaccaAGCACACGTGTCCGA TTTATTAACCTTGCAAGAACTCTTCAGGCACATATGGAAGATCTCGAAA GTCCTCATGGACCTTTAATAGGCAGCCAGCTCCGACAGCAACTCCAATCTCTTAAGATCACGTTCCAGCATTAG
- the MARCHF7 gene encoding E3 ubiquitin-protein ligase MARCHF7 isoform X3 has product MPEIVLRQDRLGKDTAHLKNIKSSVMESSWRHNQVPRSSSMVLGSFGTDLMRERRDLERRTDSSISNLMDYSHRGGDFTNSSYIQDRVPSSYSQGARPKDNSVSTLQLNTSSTNHQMPSEHQTVPCSRDSNRNSLRSNFSPRELESPQSSTQPGFSYLSNRDEASTISSSDRVGSSQRSFQDSSDNEGRRSTRRLLSRIASSMSSTFFPRRSSQDSLNTRSLSSENSYVSPRILTASQSRSNAASASDVPDSRASEASQGFRFLRRRWGLSSLSQNHSSEPDSENFNQESEGRNTGPWLSSSLRNRCTPLFSRRRREGRDESSRIPTSDIPSRSHHIFRRESNEVVHLEAQSDPLGATASRSQASAASSSAATGGSTSDSAHSGRNTGITGILPGSLFRFAVPPALGNNLTDNVMITVDIIPSGWSSSDGKSDKTKSAPSRDPEKLQKIKESLLLEDSEEEEGDLCRICQMAAASSSNLLIEPCKCTGSLQYVHQDCMKKWLQAKINSGSSLEAVTTCELCKEKLQLNLEDFDIHELHRAHANEQAEYEFISSGLYLVVLLHLCEQSFSDMMGNTNEPSTRVRFINLARTLQAHMEDLESRWNFPFPDLLNFFCKLNPQTKTLLYTLSTKLGLHL; this is encoded by the exons ATGCCTGAAATAGTTTTAAG GCAGGACCGCCTGGGGAAAGACACTGCCCATCTGAAGAATATTAAGAGTAGTGTGATGG AATCTTCTTGGAGGCATAATCAAGTTCCTAGATCTTCATCAATGGTACTTGGATCATTTGGAACTGACttgatgagagagagaagagatttaGAGAGAAGAACAGATTCTTCCATTAGTAATCTTATGGATTATAGCCACCGAGGTGGTGATTTCACAAATTCATCAT atattcAAGACAGAGTTCCTTCTTCATATTCACAGGGAGCAAGACCAAAAGATAACTCAGTGAGCACTTTACAGTTGAATACATCATCCACAAACCACCAGATGCCTTCTGAACATCAGACTGTACCATGTTCTAGGGACTCTAATAGAAATTCTCTACGGTCAAATTTTTCTCCAAGAGAATTGGAATCTCCCCAAAGCAGTACACAGCCTGGATTTTCTTATCTTTCAAATAGAGATGAAGCCTCAACCATAAGCAGTTCAGATAGGGTTGGTTCATCTCAAAGATCATTTCAAGACTCTTCTGACAACGAAGGTAGACGTTCAACCAGAAGATTGCTGTCACGTATAGCTTCTAGTATGTCATCTACCTTCTTTCCCCGAAGATCTAGTCAGGATTCCTTGAATACAAGATCATTGAGTTCTGAAAATTCCTATGTTTCTCCAAGAATCTTGACAGCTTCACAGTCTCGTAGCAATGCAGCGTCAGCTTCTGATGTTCCCGATAGTAGGGCATCTGAAGCTTCTCAGGGATTTCGATTTCTTAGGCGAAGATGGGGTTTGTCATCTCTTAGCCAAAATCATAGCTCTGAGCCTGATTCAGAAAATTTTAACCAAGAATCTGAAGGTAGAAATACAGGACCATGGTTATCTTCCTCACTTAGAAATAGATGCACACCTTTGTTCTCTAGAAGGAGACGAGAGGGACGAGATGAATCTTCAAGGATACCTACCTCTGATATACCATCTAGATCTCATCATATTTTTAGAAGAGAATCAAATGAAGTGGTTCACCTTGAAGCACAGAGTGATCCCCTTGGGGCTACTGCCAGCAGATCACAAGCATCTGCAGCATCGAGTAGTGCTGCTACGGGTGGCTCCACATCAGATTCAGCTCACAGTGGAAGAAATACAGGAATAACAGGGATCCTTCCTGGTTCTTTATTTCGATTCGCAGTCCCCCCAGCACTTGGAAATAATTTGACCGACAATGTCATGATCACTGTAGATATTATTCCTTCAGGTTGGAGTTCATCTGATGGAAAAAGTGATAAAACTAAAAGTGCACCTTCAAGAGACCCAGAAAAactgcagaaaataaaagagag CCTCCTTTTAGAGGactctgaagaagaagaaggtgacTTATGTAGAATTTGTCAGATGGCAGCTGCATCATCATCTAACTTGCTGATAGAGCCGTGCAAGTGCACAGGAAGCTTGCAGTATGTTCACCAAGATTGTATGAAAAAGTGGTTACAGGCCAAAATTAACTCTG GTTCTTCATTAGAGGCTGTAACCACCTGTGAACTCTGTAAAGAGAAGTTGCAGCTTAACCTGGAGGATTTTGATATTCATGAACTACATAGAGCTCATGCAAATGAACAA GCTGAGTATGAGTTTATCAGCTCTGGTCTCTACCTAGTTGTGTTATTGCACTTGTGCGAACAAAGCTTTTCTGATATgatgggaaatacaaatgaaccaAGCACACGTGTCCGA TTTATTAACCTTGCAAGAACTCTTCAGGCACATATGGAAGATCTCGAAAGTAGGTGGAATTTCCCCTTCCCAGACTTGTTGAATTTCTTTTGCAAATTAAATCCACAGACCAAAACCTTACTGTATACACTTTCTACCAAATTAGGGCTTCATTTATAG
- the MARCHF7 gene encoding E3 ubiquitin-protein ligase MARCHF7 isoform X4 produces the protein MESSWRHNQVPRSSSMVLGSFGTDLMRERRDLERRTDSSISNLMDYSHRGGDFTNSSYIQDRVPSSYSQGARPKDNSVSTLQLNTSSTNHQMPSEHQTVPCSRDSNRNSLRSNFSPRELESPQSSTQPGFSYLSNRDEASTISSSDRVGSSQRSFQDSSDNEGRRSTRRLLSRIASSMSSTFFPRRSSQDSLNTRSLSSENSYVSPRILTASQSRSNAASASDVPDSRASEASQGFRFLRRRWGLSSLSQNHSSEPDSENFNQESEGRNTGPWLSSSLRNRCTPLFSRRRREGRDESSRIPTSDIPSRSHHIFRRESNEVVHLEAQSDPLGATASRSQASAASSSAATGGSTSDSAHSGRNTGITGILPGSLFRFAVPPALGNNLTDNVMITVDIIPSGWSSSDGKSDKTKSAPSRDPEKLQKIKESLLLEDSEEEEGDLCRICQMAAASSSNLLIEPCKCTGSLQYVHQDCMKKWLQAKINSGSSLEAVTTCELCKEKLQLNLEDFDIHELHRAHANEQAEYEFISSGLYLVVLLHLCEQSFSDMMGNTNEPSTRVRFINLARTLQAHMEDLESRWNFPFPDLLNFFCKLNPQTKTLLYTLSTKLGLHL, from the exons ATGG AATCTTCTTGGAGGCATAATCAAGTTCCTAGATCTTCATCAATGGTACTTGGATCATTTGGAACTGACttgatgagagagagaagagatttaGAGAGAAGAACAGATTCTTCCATTAGTAATCTTATGGATTATAGCCACCGAGGTGGTGATTTCACAAATTCATCAT atattcAAGACAGAGTTCCTTCTTCATATTCACAGGGAGCAAGACCAAAAGATAACTCAGTGAGCACTTTACAGTTGAATACATCATCCACAAACCACCAGATGCCTTCTGAACATCAGACTGTACCATGTTCTAGGGACTCTAATAGAAATTCTCTACGGTCAAATTTTTCTCCAAGAGAATTGGAATCTCCCCAAAGCAGTACACAGCCTGGATTTTCTTATCTTTCAAATAGAGATGAAGCCTCAACCATAAGCAGTTCAGATAGGGTTGGTTCATCTCAAAGATCATTTCAAGACTCTTCTGACAACGAAGGTAGACGTTCAACCAGAAGATTGCTGTCACGTATAGCTTCTAGTATGTCATCTACCTTCTTTCCCCGAAGATCTAGTCAGGATTCCTTGAATACAAGATCATTGAGTTCTGAAAATTCCTATGTTTCTCCAAGAATCTTGACAGCTTCACAGTCTCGTAGCAATGCAGCGTCAGCTTCTGATGTTCCCGATAGTAGGGCATCTGAAGCTTCTCAGGGATTTCGATTTCTTAGGCGAAGATGGGGTTTGTCATCTCTTAGCCAAAATCATAGCTCTGAGCCTGATTCAGAAAATTTTAACCAAGAATCTGAAGGTAGAAATACAGGACCATGGTTATCTTCCTCACTTAGAAATAGATGCACACCTTTGTTCTCTAGAAGGAGACGAGAGGGACGAGATGAATCTTCAAGGATACCTACCTCTGATATACCATCTAGATCTCATCATATTTTTAGAAGAGAATCAAATGAAGTGGTTCACCTTGAAGCACAGAGTGATCCCCTTGGGGCTACTGCCAGCAGATCACAAGCATCTGCAGCATCGAGTAGTGCTGCTACGGGTGGCTCCACATCAGATTCAGCTCACAGTGGAAGAAATACAGGAATAACAGGGATCCTTCCTGGTTCTTTATTTCGATTCGCAGTCCCCCCAGCACTTGGAAATAATTTGACCGACAATGTCATGATCACTGTAGATATTATTCCTTCAGGTTGGAGTTCATCTGATGGAAAAAGTGATAAAACTAAAAGTGCACCTTCAAGAGACCCAGAAAAactgcagaaaataaaagagag CCTCCTTTTAGAGGactctgaagaagaagaaggtgacTTATGTAGAATTTGTCAGATGGCAGCTGCATCATCATCTAACTTGCTGATAGAGCCGTGCAAGTGCACAGGAAGCTTGCAGTATGTTCACCAAGATTGTATGAAAAAGTGGTTACAGGCCAAAATTAACTCTG GTTCTTCATTAGAGGCTGTAACCACCTGTGAACTCTGTAAAGAGAAGTTGCAGCTTAACCTGGAGGATTTTGATATTCATGAACTACATAGAGCTCATGCAAATGAACAA GCTGAGTATGAGTTTATCAGCTCTGGTCTCTACCTAGTTGTGTTATTGCACTTGTGCGAACAAAGCTTTTCTGATATgatgggaaatacaaatgaaccaAGCACACGTGTCCGA TTTATTAACCTTGCAAGAACTCTTCAGGCACATATGGAAGATCTCGAAAGTAGGTGGAATTTCCCCTTCCCAGACTTGTTGAATTTCTTTTGCAAATTAAATCCACAGACCAAAACCTTACTGTATACACTTTCTACCAAATTAGGGCTTCATTTATAG
- the MARCHF7 gene encoding E3 ubiquitin-protein ligase MARCHF7 isoform X5 has protein sequence MVLGSFGTDLMRERRDLERRTDSSISNLMDYSHRGGDFTNSSYIQDRVPSSYSQGARPKDNSVSTLQLNTSSTNHQMPSEHQTVPCSRDSNRNSLRSNFSPRELESPQSSTQPGFSYLSNRDEASTISSSDRVGSSQRSFQDSSDNEGRRSTRRLLSRIASSMSSTFFPRRSSQDSLNTRSLSSENSYVSPRILTASQSRSNAASASDVPDSRASEASQGFRFLRRRWGLSSLSQNHSSEPDSENFNQESEGRNTGPWLSSSLRNRCTPLFSRRRREGRDESSRIPTSDIPSRSHHIFRRESNEVVHLEAQSDPLGATASRSQASAASSSAATGGSTSDSAHSGRNTGITGILPGSLFRFAVPPALGNNLTDNVMITVDIIPSGWSSSDGKSDKTKSAPSRDPEKLQKIKESLLLEDSEEEEGDLCRICQMAAASSSNLLIEPCKCTGSLQYVHQDCMKKWLQAKINSGSSLEAVTTCELCKEKLQLNLEDFDIHELHRAHANEQAEYEFISSGLYLVVLLHLCEQSFSDMMGNTNEPSTRVRFINLARTLQAHMEDLESRWNFPFPDLLNFFCKLNPQTKTLLYTLSTKLGLHL, from the exons ATGGTACTTGGATCATTTGGAACTGACttgatgagagagagaagagatttaGAGAGAAGAACAGATTCTTCCATTAGTAATCTTATGGATTATAGCCACCGAGGTGGTGATTTCACAAATTCATCAT atattcAAGACAGAGTTCCTTCTTCATATTCACAGGGAGCAAGACCAAAAGATAACTCAGTGAGCACTTTACAGTTGAATACATCATCCACAAACCACCAGATGCCTTCTGAACATCAGACTGTACCATGTTCTAGGGACTCTAATAGAAATTCTCTACGGTCAAATTTTTCTCCAAGAGAATTGGAATCTCCCCAAAGCAGTACACAGCCTGGATTTTCTTATCTTTCAAATAGAGATGAAGCCTCAACCATAAGCAGTTCAGATAGGGTTGGTTCATCTCAAAGATCATTTCAAGACTCTTCTGACAACGAAGGTAGACGTTCAACCAGAAGATTGCTGTCACGTATAGCTTCTAGTATGTCATCTACCTTCTTTCCCCGAAGATCTAGTCAGGATTCCTTGAATACAAGATCATTGAGTTCTGAAAATTCCTATGTTTCTCCAAGAATCTTGACAGCTTCACAGTCTCGTAGCAATGCAGCGTCAGCTTCTGATGTTCCCGATAGTAGGGCATCTGAAGCTTCTCAGGGATTTCGATTTCTTAGGCGAAGATGGGGTTTGTCATCTCTTAGCCAAAATCATAGCTCTGAGCCTGATTCAGAAAATTTTAACCAAGAATCTGAAGGTAGAAATACAGGACCATGGTTATCTTCCTCACTTAGAAATAGATGCACACCTTTGTTCTCTAGAAGGAGACGAGAGGGACGAGATGAATCTTCAAGGATACCTACCTCTGATATACCATCTAGATCTCATCATATTTTTAGAAGAGAATCAAATGAAGTGGTTCACCTTGAAGCACAGAGTGATCCCCTTGGGGCTACTGCCAGCAGATCACAAGCATCTGCAGCATCGAGTAGTGCTGCTACGGGTGGCTCCACATCAGATTCAGCTCACAGTGGAAGAAATACAGGAATAACAGGGATCCTTCCTGGTTCTTTATTTCGATTCGCAGTCCCCCCAGCACTTGGAAATAATTTGACCGACAATGTCATGATCACTGTAGATATTATTCCTTCAGGTTGGAGTTCATCTGATGGAAAAAGTGATAAAACTAAAAGTGCACCTTCAAGAGACCCAGAAAAactgcagaaaataaaagagag CCTCCTTTTAGAGGactctgaagaagaagaaggtgacTTATGTAGAATTTGTCAGATGGCAGCTGCATCATCATCTAACTTGCTGATAGAGCCGTGCAAGTGCACAGGAAGCTTGCAGTATGTTCACCAAGATTGTATGAAAAAGTGGTTACAGGCCAAAATTAACTCTG GTTCTTCATTAGAGGCTGTAACCACCTGTGAACTCTGTAAAGAGAAGTTGCAGCTTAACCTGGAGGATTTTGATATTCATGAACTACATAGAGCTCATGCAAATGAACAA GCTGAGTATGAGTTTATCAGCTCTGGTCTCTACCTAGTTGTGTTATTGCACTTGTGCGAACAAAGCTTTTCTGATATgatgggaaatacaaatgaaccaAGCACACGTGTCCGA TTTATTAACCTTGCAAGAACTCTTCAGGCACATATGGAAGATCTCGAAAGTAGGTGGAATTTCCCCTTCCCAGACTTGTTGAATTTCTTTTGCAAATTAAATCCACAGACCAAAACCTTACTGTATACACTTTCTACCAAATTAGGGCTTCATTTATAG